One Primulina tabacum isolate GXHZ01 chromosome 10, ASM2559414v2, whole genome shotgun sequence DNA segment encodes these proteins:
- the LOC142505013 gene encoding uncharacterized protein LOC142505013, with amino-acid sequence MDLQGYRLETVETALFGFASHAVYPEGEIVLPLNLGTRELRKILMTTFTVVDAPSSYNIILGRPSMNELKSVASTNNQKIKFLVGNQVGEVHGDQSSSRKGYVETVPVDQKKARREEKGRNCVEEVDRVVGEGEGEVHFVSEEEQEVVEIAPRKKIRVARDLSLSTRVRELLHSGHIREIQFPSWLSNVVLVPKAAGKWRM; translated from the exons atggatttgcagggGTACCGGTTGGAGACAGTAGAGACTGCTCTCTTTGGTTTTGCTAGTCATGCTGTGTATCCGGAAGGAGAGATTGTTCTGCCTTTGAATCTGGGCACCCGAGAATTGAGAAAAATTCTTATGACCACTTTTACGGTTGTAGATGCCCCTTCATCGTATAACATTATTCTGGGGCGACCGTCTATGAATGAGTTGAAATCTGTAGCCTCCACCAATAATCAAAAGATCAAGTTTCTAGTCGGAAATCAGGTGGGAGAGGTCCATGGAGATCAATCTTCTTCCCGAAAAGGCTATGTGGAGACAGTCCCGGTAGACCAGAAGAAGGCAAGGCGGGAGGAGAAGGGAAGAAATTGTGTAGAGGAGGTGGATAGGGTAGTAGGGGAGGGGGAGGGGGAGGTTCATTTTGTATCAGAGGAAGAGCAGGAGGTGGTGGAGATTGCGCCAAGGAAGAAGATTCGGGTGGCTCGAGATCTTAGCTTATCCACTCGG GTACGAGAATTGTTGCATTCCGGCCACATTCGGGAAATTCAATTTCCTTCCTGGCTATCGAATGTGGTGTTGGTTCCAAAGGCTGCAGGGAAGTGGAGGATGTGA